The following coding sequences are from one Merismopedia glauca CCAP 1448/3 window:
- the rpoB gene encoding DNA-directed RNA polymerase subunit beta, which produces MTNQTQIATPAYILPDLVEIQRSSFRWFLEEGLIEELNSFSPITDYTGKLELYFNAKDYKLKRPKYDVDEAKRRDATYAVQMYVPTRLVNKETGNINDQEVFIGDLPLMTDRGTFIINGAERVIVNQIVRSPGVYYKSEVDKNGRRTYNASLIPNRGAWLKFETDKNDIVWVRIDKTRKLSAQILLKALGLSDNEILDGLRHPEYYQKTLDKEGNPTEEEALLELYRKLRPGEPPTVSGGQQLLESRFRDPKRYDLGRVGRYKMNRKLRLNVPDTVRILTPQDILAAVDYLINLEFDIGNEDDIDHLGNRRVRSVGELLQNQVRVGLNRLERIIRERMTVSDSEILTPASLVNPKPLVAAIKEFFGSSQLSQFMDQTNPLAELTHKRRLSALGPGGLTRERAGFAVRDIHTSHYGRICPIETPEGPNAGLIGSLATHARVNQYGFIETPFWPVKNGRVLKDTPPNYMTADEEDDLRVAPGDVAVDENWMIIGKAIPVRYRKEFSIVTPDQVDYIAVSPVQIISVATSLIPFLEHDDANRALMGSNMQRQAVPLLKPSRPLVGTGLEAQAARDSGMVIIAKAPGEVTYIDANRIRVKSDIPEGNRKEIEYQLQKYQRSNQDTCLNQRPLVELGDRVEVGQVLADGSATEGGEIALGQNILVAYMPWEGYNYEDAILISERLVREDVYTTIHIEKFEIEARQTKLGPEEITREIPNVGEDSLRNLDENGIIRKGAWVEAGEILVGKVTPKGESDQPPEEKLLRAIFGEKARDVRDNSLRVPNGEKGRVVDVRVFTREQGDELPPGANIVVRVYVAQKRKIQVGDKMAGRHGNKGIISRILPVEDMPYLPDGTPVDIVLNPLGVPSRMNVGQVFECLLGWAGKNLGLRFKITPFDEMYGTEASRETVHGLLSAAKEQVGKSWVFNEDHPGKIRLYDGRTGEPFDRPITIGMAYMLKLVHLVDDKIHARSTGPYSLVTQQPLGGKAQQGGQRFGEMEVWALEAFGAAYTLQELLTVKSDDMQGRNEALNAIVKGKAIPRPGTPESFKVLMRELQSLGLDIAVHKVETKEDGTTRDVEVDLMMETSNRRTPSRPTYESLTREDLEEEDA; this is translated from the coding sequence ATGACTAACCAAACTCAGATTGCTACACCTGCTTATATATTGCCAGACTTAGTTGAAATTCAGCGTTCTAGTTTTCGTTGGTTTTTGGAAGAAGGGCTAATTGAAGAACTAAATAGCTTTTCGCCGATTACCGATTATACCGGTAAGCTGGAACTATACTTTAATGCCAAAGACTATAAGCTTAAGCGCCCTAAATACGATGTAGACGAAGCCAAGCGGCGAGATGCGACTTATGCTGTCCAAATGTACGTGCCTACCCGTCTTGTCAATAAAGAAACCGGAAATATCAACGATCAAGAAGTATTTATTGGTGACTTGCCCTTAATGACTGATCGCGGCACCTTTATTATTAATGGTGCAGAACGAGTCATAGTTAACCAAATCGTTCGTTCTCCAGGAGTATACTATAAATCAGAGGTTGATAAAAACGGTAGACGTACCTACAATGCCAGCCTAATCCCTAACCGAGGGGCATGGTTAAAGTTTGAAACTGATAAAAACGACATTGTTTGGGTCAGAATCGACAAAACTCGCAAACTTTCTGCCCAAATACTCTTAAAAGCTCTGGGATTATCTGACAATGAAATTCTCGATGGTTTGCGACACCCCGAATACTATCAAAAAACCTTAGACAAAGAAGGTAACCCTACCGAAGAAGAAGCTTTACTAGAACTGTACCGCAAATTACGTCCTGGTGAACCACCTACAGTTAGTGGCGGACAACAGCTATTAGAATCTCGGTTCCGCGATCCCAAGCGTTACGACTTAGGTAGAGTCGGTCGCTACAAAATGAATCGGAAGTTACGCCTCAACGTCCCAGATACAGTCAGAATCTTAACCCCTCAAGATATATTGGCAGCAGTTGACTACCTAATCAATCTAGAATTTGATATCGGAAACGAAGATGACATCGATCACTTAGGAAATCGCCGCGTTCGTTCTGTAGGGGAACTGTTGCAAAACCAAGTCCGAGTTGGTTTAAACCGACTAGAGCGGATTATTAGAGAACGGATGACCGTTTCTGACTCAGAAATCTTAACTCCAGCTAGTTTAGTCAACCCTAAACCACTAGTCGCTGCCATTAAAGAATTCTTTGGCTCATCCCAGCTATCTCAATTTATGGATCAAACCAATCCCTTAGCGGAACTGACCCATAAACGTCGTCTTAGCGCTTTAGGTCCTGGCGGCTTAACCAGAGAAAGAGCAGGATTTGCTGTCCGTGATATTCATACTTCCCACTACGGTAGAATTTGCCCGATTGAAACTCCAGAAGGACCAAACGCTGGATTAATCGGTTCCCTAGCTACTCATGCTCGCGTCAACCAGTACGGGTTTATCGAAACCCCATTTTGGCCAGTCAAAAATGGTCGGGTACTTAAAGATACTCCCCCTAACTACATGACGGCTGATGAAGAAGATGACCTGCGGGTAGCTCCTGGGGATGTCGCTGTAGACGAAAACTGGATGATTATCGGTAAAGCGATTCCTGTGCGCTATCGCAAAGAATTTAGTATCGTCACTCCCGATCAAGTAGATTACATAGCTGTCTCACCAGTCCAAATCATTTCCGTTGCTACCTCCCTGATTCCATTTTTGGAGCATGACGACGCTAACCGCGCTCTGATGGGTTCCAATATGCAAAGGCAAGCAGTACCTCTATTAAAACCTTCACGCCCTCTAGTTGGGACGGGTTTAGAAGCTCAAGCTGCCCGCGACTCAGGAATGGTTATCATCGCCAAAGCTCCTGGAGAAGTGACTTATATAGATGCCAATCGGATCAGAGTTAAATCTGATATTCCAGAGGGTAATCGCAAAGAAATTGAGTACCAACTCCAGAAATATCAACGTTCCAACCAAGATACTTGCCTTAATCAAAGACCGTTGGTTGAACTAGGCGATCGCGTTGAAGTCGGTCAAGTTTTAGCTGATGGTTCCGCCACAGAAGGTGGTGAAATTGCTCTGGGGCAAAATATTCTAGTTGCTTATATGCCTTGGGAAGGCTACAACTACGAAGACGCGATTTTGATTAGCGAACGGTTGGTACGTGAGGATGTCTACACCACCATTCACATCGAAAAGTTTGAAATCGAAGCTCGCCAAACCAAGCTAGGACCAGAAGAAATTACCAGAGAAATTCCCAACGTTGGTGAAGATTCCCTGCGTAACCTGGATGAAAATGGCATTATCCGCAAAGGCGCTTGGGTGGAAGCTGGAGAAATCTTAGTAGGTAAGGTTACCCCTAAAGGTGAATCAGACCAACCCCCTGAAGAAAAACTCTTAAGAGCGATTTTTGGGGAAAAAGCTAGAGATGTGCGAGATAACTCCCTGAGAGTCCCTAACGGTGAAAAAGGTCGGGTCGTCGATGTGCGGGTATTTACTCGCGAACAAGGAGACGAACTACCCCCTGGAGCTAATATTGTTGTTCGGGTTTATGTTGCCCAGAAACGTAAAATCCAAGTTGGCGACAAAATGGCGGGCCGTCATGGGAATAAAGGAATTATTTCCCGAATTTTACCAGTGGAAGATATGCCTTATCTCCCCGATGGCACTCCTGTAGACATTGTGCTTAATCCCCTAGGTGTACCTAGCCGGATGAATGTCGGTCAAGTGTTTGAGTGTTTGCTGGGATGGGCTGGCAAAAACTTAGGCTTGAGGTTTAAAATAACTCCTTTTGACGAGATGTATGGAACTGAAGCCTCTCGCGAAACCGTACACGGCTTATTATCAGCAGCCAAAGAGCAAGTAGGTAAAAGTTGGGTCTTTAACGAAGATCATCCTGGTAAAATCCGTCTTTATGACGGAAGGACTGGAGAACCATTCGATCGCCCCATTACCATTGGGATGGCATATATGCTGAAACTAGTTCACTTAGTTGACGACAAGATCCACGCTCGTTCTACAGGACCTTACTCGTTAGTCACCCAGCAGCCATTGGGTGGTAAAGCTCAACAGGGCGGTCAAAGATTTGGAGAAATGGAAGTATGGGCGCTCGAAGCCTTTGGAGCAGCTTATACCTTGCAAGAACTGTTAACCGTTAAATCTGACGATATGCAGGGACGTAACGAAGCGTTAAACGCCATAGTTAAGGGTAAAGCGATTCCTCGCCCTGGAACTCCAGAATCCTTTAAAGTCTTAATGCGGGAGTTGCAATCATTAGGTCTAGATATTGCGGTACACAAAGTGGAAACTAAAGAAGACGGAACCACCCGCGATGTGGAAGTCGATCTGATGATGGAAACTAGTAATCGACGTACTCCATCTCGACCTACATATGAATCTTTAACTCGCGAAGACCTAGAAGAAGAAGATGCCTAA
- a CDS encoding TatD family hydrolase, protein MQLIDTHVHLNFDVFSSELEEVRSRWQAAGVTQVVHSCVEPGEFSSLQAIADRFPEVSLSIGLHPLDAHKWNQTTAEEIWQGASSDSRVVAIGEMGLDFYKADNIQHQQEVFLTQLEIACQLDLPVIIHCRDAASALRQACQSLSSKYHLKGVMHCWSGTPEETRWFLDLGFYLSFSGIVTFKNAHQVQESALVVPSDRLLVETDCPFLAPLPYRGKRNEPAYVYYVAQHLAELRKTPLPKLARETTENARQLFALSLPENATKELVKTLPD, encoded by the coding sequence ATCCAACTAATTGATACTCACGTACATCTAAATTTCGATGTCTTTAGCTCAGAGTTGGAAGAGGTTAGAAGCAGATGGCAAGCAGCAGGAGTGACTCAAGTAGTTCACTCTTGTGTCGAACCAGGAGAGTTTTCTAGTCTTCAAGCGATCGCCGATCGTTTTCCAGAAGTTAGTCTCTCCATTGGTTTGCATCCTTTAGATGCTCATAAGTGGAATCAGACCACAGCCGAAGAAATTTGGCAAGGAGCTTCTTCAGATTCTAGGGTAGTTGCCATTGGGGAAATGGGACTGGATTTTTACAAAGCAGACAACATTCAACATCAACAAGAAGTCTTCTTGACTCAGTTGGAAATTGCTTGTCAGTTAGATTTACCAGTTATTATCCACTGTCGAGATGCTGCTAGCGCTTTGCGCCAAGCTTGTCAAAGCCTATCTTCTAAATACCATCTCAAAGGGGTGATGCATTGTTGGTCAGGAACTCCAGAAGAAACTCGTTGGTTTTTAGATTTGGGATTTTATCTTAGTTTCAGTGGGATAGTCACCTTTAAAAACGCTCACCAGGTTCAAGAATCGGCTCTAGTCGTGCCTAGCGATCGCTTACTTGTCGAGACTGATTGCCCATTTCTAGCTCCTCTACCCTATCGGGGAAAACGCAACGAACCAGCATATGTATATTATGTCGCCCAACACCTAGCCGAACTAAGAAAAACCCCGTTGCCCAAACTGGCTAGAGAAACTACCGAAAATGCACGTCAACTTTTTGCTTTAAGCTTACCGGAAAATGCAACCAAGGAACTTGTGAAAACTTTGCCAGACTAA
- the rpsT gene encoding 30S ribosomal protein S20 translates to MANNKSAIKRAQVAERNRLRNKAYKSAVRTLIKNCLTAVEAYGSNPTTESLQEVQSRMSSAYSKIDRAVKSGVLHRNNGANKKSRLAKALKAYVAPISA, encoded by the coding sequence GTGGCTAATAATAAATCTGCAATTAAACGCGCTCAAGTTGCCGAGCGGAATCGGCTCAGAAATAAAGCCTATAAATCGGCTGTGAGGACTCTCATCAAAAACTGCTTGACGGCGGTAGAAGCCTATGGCTCTAATCCTACAACGGAATCTCTCCAAGAAGTCCAAAGTAGGATGTCGTCTGCTTACAGCAAGATAGATCGGGCTGTGAAATCTGGAGTATTACACCGCAACAACGGTGCTAACAAGAAATCTCGCCTAGCTAAAGCTCTCAAGGCTTATGTTGCCCCTATATCTGCTTAA
- a CDS encoding DNA-directed RNA polymerase subunit gamma — protein MRPQLEQRFDYVKIALASPERIRQWGERTLPNGQLVGEVTKPETINYRTLKPEMDGLFCERIFGPSKDWECHCGKYKRVRHRGIVCERCGVEVTESRVRRHRMGYIKLAAPVVHVWYLKGIPSYLSILLDMPLRDVEQIVYFNSYVVLSPGNAPNLSYKQLLTEDQWLEIEEQIYSEDSQLEGVEVGIGAEAVQRLLQDLENEREVEDTDELFTSDADKEIRSGLVIESANLRKEMETAKGQKRAKLIKRLRVIDNFIATGSRPESMVLEVIPVIPPDLRPMVQLDGGRFATSDLNDLYRRVINRNNRLARLQEILAPEIIVRNEKRMLQEAVDALIDNGRRGRTVVGANNRPLKSLSDIIEGKQGRFRQNLLGKRVDYSGRSVIVVGPKLRIHQCGLPREMAIELFQPFVIHRLIKSGAVNNIKAAKKLIQRNDAQIWDVLEEVIAGHPVLLNRAPTLHRLGIQAFEPILVEGRAIQLHPLVCPAFNADFDGDQMAVHIPLSLEAQCEARLLMLACNNILSPATGRPIVAPSQDMVLGCYYLTANNPALNEQRSGNVPKYYANLDDAVRAYEQKQIELHAYIWVRFDGVMETGKPEGEPISNETLTDGTQLSIYPHRRVRRSPDGELLSQYIYTTPGRIIYNRAILEAIASGQ, from the coding sequence ATGAGACCTCAGCTAGAACAGCGATTTGATTACGTAAAAATCGCTTTGGCATCTCCAGAGCGAATTCGTCAATGGGGTGAAAGAACTCTCCCTAACGGTCAATTAGTAGGTGAAGTCACCAAGCCAGAAACAATTAACTATCGCACCCTCAAACCAGAAATGGATGGGTTGTTCTGCGAGCGGATTTTTGGCCCATCGAAAGATTGGGAGTGTCACTGCGGTAAATATAAGCGTGTCCGTCATAGGGGGATTGTCTGCGAACGTTGTGGCGTAGAAGTGACGGAATCTAGAGTGCGTCGTCATCGGATGGGTTACATTAAACTCGCTGCTCCTGTAGTCCATGTTTGGTACTTAAAAGGGATTCCCAGTTATCTGAGTATCTTGCTGGATATGCCTTTAAGGGATGTTGAGCAAATTGTTTATTTCAACTCTTATGTAGTCCTAAGTCCTGGAAATGCCCCCAATTTAAGCTACAAACAGCTATTAACCGAAGATCAGTGGTTAGAAATTGAAGAGCAAATCTATAGCGAGGATTCTCAGCTAGAAGGTGTAGAAGTTGGCATTGGTGCTGAAGCCGTGCAGAGATTACTACAGGATCTAGAAAATGAAAGAGAAGTAGAAGATACTGACGAACTATTCACTTCAGACGCAGACAAAGAGATTAGATCCGGTTTAGTTATAGAATCGGCTAACTTGCGTAAAGAGATGGAAACTGCTAAGGGGCAAAAACGCGCCAAGCTGATTAAGCGCTTGCGGGTGATTGATAATTTTATTGCCACTGGTAGTAGACCAGAGTCGATGGTTCTGGAAGTAATTCCGGTAATTCCTCCCGATTTACGTCCTATGGTGCAGTTGGATGGCGGTAGATTTGCCACATCTGACTTAAATGACCTTTATCGCCGCGTTATTAACCGCAATAACCGTTTGGCTAGGTTGCAAGAAATTTTAGCTCCAGAAATCATCGTCCGCAACGAAAAGCGGATGCTGCAAGAAGCTGTAGACGCTCTGATTGATAATGGTCGTCGCGGTAGAACTGTCGTGGGAGCTAATAACCGTCCTTTAAAATCTTTGTCAGATATTATTGAAGGAAAACAGGGTCGGTTCCGACAAAACCTATTAGGTAAAAGGGTTGACTATTCTGGACGGAGTGTAATTGTAGTTGGTCCAAAACTGAGAATTCATCAGTGTGGGTTACCTAGAGAAATGGCAATTGAACTGTTCCAGCCATTTGTGATTCATCGCTTAATTAAAAGTGGCGCGGTGAATAATATTAAGGCAGCCAAAAAGCTAATCCAGCGCAATGACGCTCAAATCTGGGATGTGTTGGAAGAAGTGATTGCCGGACACCCAGTGTTATTAAACCGTGCCCCTACCTTGCACAGATTGGGAATTCAAGCTTTTGAGCCTATTTTAGTAGAAGGCAGGGCAATTCAGCTACATCCTTTGGTTTGTCCGGCGTTTAACGCTGACTTTGACGGAGACCAAATGGCGGTACACATACCATTATCTTTGGAAGCTCAGTGTGAAGCCAGATTGTTGATGTTGGCTTGTAATAATATTCTGTCTCCAGCGACGGGAAGACCGATTGTTGCACCCAGTCAGGATATGGTGTTGGGATGCTATTACTTAACTGCGAATAATCCAGCGTTAAATGAGCAAAGATCGGGTAATGTTCCCAAATACTACGCCAATTTAGACGATGCCGTTCGAGCCTACGAACAAAAGCAAATAGAGTTGCACGCCTATATTTGGGTTCGCTTTGATGGGGTGATGGAAACAGGTAAACCAGAAGGAGAACCAATATCAAATGAAACGTTGACAGATGGTACGCAACTGTCGATTTATCCACACCGCCGCGTGCGCCGATCGCCTGATGGGGAACTGCTTTCTCAGTATATCTATACCACCCCTGGTCGAATTATTTACAACAGAGCTATTTTAGAGGCGATCGCTAGCGGTCAATGA